Proteins found in one Arthrobacter pascens genomic segment:
- a CDS encoding anthranilate synthase component I, with translation MQDLGIISPGLEEFRELAGSSRVIPVRLKVLADAETPIGLYRKLAQGQPGTFLMESAAVGGTWSRYSFIGAKSRATLTTKDGNAHWLGQPPVGVPVDGSPVDAIRDTIEALRTDRFDGLPPFTSGLVGFLGWETVRHWERLTSPPEDDLQLPEMALNLVTDMAVHDNVDGTVLLIANAINFDDSSDRVDEAWHDAVARVKALLTRISTPVAQPVSVLEPAALDFASSVQERWDEPAYLAALDRGKEAIVDGEVFQVVISRRFEMECGASPLDVYRVLRNTNPSPYMYIFSLEDADGREYSIVGSSPEALVTVTGEEVITHPIAGSRPRGKTVEGDKAMAEELLADQKERAEHLMLVDLSRNDLSKVCVAGTVDVTQFMEVERFSHIMHLVSTVVGRLSPKAKAYDVLKATFPAGTLSGAPKPRALRLLDELEPHRRGIYGGVVGYLDFAGDMDMAIAIRSALLREGRAYVQAGGGIVADSVNPTEALETVNKAAAPLRAVHTAGSLHNISAESIPDAGTGN, from the coding sequence ATGCAGGACCTTGGAATCATCAGCCCGGGCCTCGAGGAGTTCCGTGAACTCGCCGGCAGCAGCCGTGTCATCCCCGTCCGGCTCAAGGTATTGGCGGACGCGGAAACACCCATCGGCCTCTACCGGAAGCTGGCGCAGGGCCAACCCGGAACTTTCCTGATGGAGTCCGCGGCCGTGGGCGGGACCTGGTCCCGCTATTCCTTTATCGGTGCCAAATCCCGGGCCACGCTCACCACCAAGGACGGCAACGCCCACTGGCTGGGACAGCCGCCCGTGGGTGTCCCCGTCGACGGCAGCCCGGTTGATGCCATCCGGGACACCATCGAAGCGCTCCGCACGGACAGGTTTGACGGGCTGCCGCCGTTTACGTCGGGCCTGGTGGGTTTCCTTGGCTGGGAAACCGTCCGGCACTGGGAACGGCTGACCAGCCCGCCCGAGGATGACCTCCAGTTGCCGGAAATGGCCCTGAACCTGGTCACGGACATGGCTGTGCACGACAACGTCGACGGCACCGTGCTGTTGATCGCAAACGCCATCAACTTCGATGACAGTTCGGACCGCGTGGACGAGGCCTGGCATGACGCCGTGGCACGGGTCAAGGCCCTGCTCACCCGGATCAGCACCCCGGTGGCACAGCCCGTATCCGTCCTTGAGCCTGCTGCCCTGGACTTCGCTTCCAGCGTTCAGGAACGCTGGGATGAGCCTGCCTACCTTGCCGCACTGGACCGTGGCAAGGAAGCGATTGTTGACGGCGAAGTGTTCCAGGTGGTGATCTCGCGGCGCTTCGAAATGGAGTGCGGTGCCTCGCCCCTTGACGTCTACCGCGTCCTCCGCAACACCAACCCCAGCCCGTACATGTACATCTTCAGCCTTGAAGACGCCGACGGCCGGGAGTACTCCATCGTCGGTTCGTCCCCCGAAGCCTTGGTGACCGTCACGGGTGAGGAAGTCATCACGCACCCCATTGCCGGTTCGCGGCCCCGGGGAAAGACCGTGGAGGGAGACAAGGCCATGGCCGAGGAACTCCTGGCCGACCAGAAGGAACGCGCCGAGCACCTGATGCTGGTGGACCTTTCCCGGAACGATCTCTCCAAGGTCTGCGTGGCCGGAACAGTGGACGTCACGCAGTTCATGGAGGTGGAGCGCTTCAGCCACATCATGCACCTCGTGTCCACCGTCGTGGGCAGGCTCTCCCCGAAGGCCAAGGCCTACGACGTGCTGAAGGCCACCTTCCCCGCAGGAACCCTCTCCGGCGCGCCGAAGCCGCGAGCCCTCCGCCTCCTGGACGAGCTCGAGCCGCACCGCCGCGGCATCTACGGCGGCGTGGTGGGCTACCTGGACTTCGCGGGGGACATGGACATGGCCATCGCCATCCGCTCGGCGCTGCTGCGCGAAGGACGCGCCTACGTGCAGGCCGGCGGCGGCATCGTGGCTGATTCCGTGAACCCCACCGAAGCCCTGGAAACCGTGAACAAGGCGGCTGCTCCGCTCCGGGCCGTCCACACTGCCGGATCGCTCCACAACATTTCGGCCGAGTCCATTCCCGACGCCGGGACCGGGAACTGA
- the hisI gene encoding phosphoribosyl-AMP cyclohydrolase: MSEQPAPAPAPGSAAPVSAPATPSASPLASPLPESVAAALKRDNAGLVAAVVQQFDTNEVLMLGWMDDEALHRTMTTGRVTFYSRSRQEYWRKGDTSGHVQWVKSVAMDCDGDALLVRVDQIGAACHTGTRTCFEGRGLEVATVSAGEAG, from the coding sequence ATGTCTGAGCAGCCCGCCCCCGCCCCAGCCCCCGGTTCCGCCGCGCCCGTAAGCGCTCCGGCAACGCCGTCAGCAAGCCCGCTCGCTAGCCCGCTTCCCGAGAGTGTCGCCGCCGCGCTGAAGCGGGACAACGCCGGACTGGTGGCCGCAGTGGTGCAGCAGTTCGACACGAACGAAGTGTTGATGCTCGGCTGGATGGATGACGAAGCCTTGCACAGGACGATGACCACCGGGCGAGTCACGTTCTACTCCCGCTCCCGTCAGGAGTATTGGCGCAAGGGGGACACCTCCGGCCACGTCCAGTGGGTCAAGTCCGTGGCGATGGACTGCGACGGCGACGCCCTCCTGGTGCGTGTCGACCAGATAGGTGCAGCGTGCCACACCGGCACCCGCACCTGCTTCGAGGGCAGGGGCCTGGAAGTGGCCACCGTCAGCGCCGGCGAGGCCGGCTGA
- a CDS encoding HGxxPAAW family protein — protein MSKAPASVSKSGTRTVAPGAVDHSQELGHGNSPAAWTCVIVMLVGALIASIAFVIASTPIFIAGAVVMVLGLIAGYIMRKAGYGVEGSKLKNSGH, from the coding sequence ATGAGCAAAGCACCTGCGTCCGTTTCCAAGTCAGGCACACGGACTGTTGCCCCCGGCGCCGTTGACCACAGCCAGGAATTGGGCCACGGCAACAGCCCGGCAGCCTGGACCTGCGTGATCGTGATGCTGGTCGGCGCGCTCATTGCGTCCATCGCCTTTGTGATTGCCAGCACGCCGATCTTCATCGCCGGGGCAGTGGTCATGGTCCTGGGCCTGATCGCCGGCTACATCATGCGCAAGGCAGGCTACGGTGTCGAAGGCAG
- a CDS encoding Trp biosynthesis-associated membrane protein — MSNGTTVKSSSPSVPRWARKSTLVLLVAVLALAVFGTTTQTWMTVSLDPDQLGQAASEQNVLQVQGSKAATTVTALALVALAGGLAASIAGRIARWIASAIILLASAGIVAAAATVLADPLAAAQGSIAAATGITGGSAQVEVTALPAFAVVAGILLALSALLIIPAGRYWKSRTKYDTAKNDAAVPGGSAAAAGPVDEIDSWDRLSRGDDPT, encoded by the coding sequence ATGAGCAACGGCACTACCGTCAAGAGCAGCAGCCCGTCTGTTCCGCGCTGGGCCCGGAAGTCCACCCTGGTGCTGCTGGTCGCCGTACTGGCCCTCGCCGTATTCGGCACCACCACGCAGACCTGGATGACGGTCAGCCTCGATCCGGACCAGCTGGGCCAGGCAGCCAGTGAACAGAACGTCCTTCAGGTCCAGGGCAGCAAGGCCGCCACCACCGTGACTGCCCTGGCGCTGGTGGCGCTGGCCGGGGGACTGGCCGCATCCATCGCGGGACGGATCGCGCGGTGGATCGCCAGCGCCATCATCCTCCTGGCATCCGCGGGCATCGTCGCGGCGGCCGCAACAGTGCTGGCCGACCCCCTGGCCGCCGCGCAAGGCTCCATCGCCGCAGCCACCGGCATCACCGGAGGCAGCGCCCAGGTGGAGGTGACCGCCTTGCCTGCCTTCGCCGTCGTGGCCGGTATCCTGCTGGCACTCAGCGCCCTGCTGATTATCCCCGCGGGACGATACTGGAAGTCCCGGACCAAATATGACACAGCCAAAAATGACGCCGCTGTCCCGGGCGGCTCAGCGGCAGCAGCAGGACCGGTAGACGAGATCGACAGCTGGGACCGGCTTTCCCGCGGTGACGACCCCACCTGA